From the genome of Nicotiana tabacum cultivar K326 chromosome 2, ASM71507v2, whole genome shotgun sequence:
AGGAACCGATCTTCACAGATAATTCTGTCAGTTTTTCGTTCTCTaagaagaagagggagagagCCAGAAGAGGACCAAGTCATGGAGCTCAAGAGTTTCTCAGAAGTAGAACATCACAAAGCACCCTTTCCCTCACCCCTCACCCCAGCTTACGTTAGATTGAGTACAGCCACTAAAAAAGAAGCGGATGATGTAGAAGATGCATGCAGAAGCTTTGAGAATTATCTGGTGGAAATGATTGTGgaagaaggaaaaatgagggACTTGGCggatgtggaagaattgttaTACTGTTGGAAGAATCTCAAAAGCCCCGTCTTCATtgaccttgtgtgcagattctaCGGAGAGCTATGCAGGGATTTGTTTTCGAATAGCTATGAGGACGACATTAACATTCTAAAGTGACTTATAATGAAATTGCTTTATCTTATCGTTTGAGCACAACTTATGTCTTTACAGCCCTTTATATGTATGTATTTGCAGATCTGAAACAGCAATAGCAAAAAGCAGCAAGCCCAACAAGCAGGGGATTTAAAATGTTCATCGCATACAGTATTTCAATCACATTTATGACCATCACTACACCTTTTCCTCAAAACAGCCCCCACAGCTAATTACTAACAACAAAAAACCCAATGTAATct
Proteins encoded in this window:
- the LOC107805745 gene encoding transcription repressor OFP17-like — translated: MMKVKALGPFKCKLVNPCNKILRLFKFRLRKPLFISRLRFRRSVHETDKRNRSSQIILSVFRSLRRRGREPEEDQVMELKSFSEVEHHKAPFPSPLTPAYVRLSTATKKEADDVEDACRSFENYLVEMIVEEGKMRDLADVEELLYCWKNLKSPVFIDLVCRFYGELCRDLFSNSYEDDINILKSETAIAKSSKPNKQGI